From a single Rutidosis leptorrhynchoides isolate AG116_Rl617_1_P2 chromosome 5, CSIRO_AGI_Rlap_v1, whole genome shotgun sequence genomic region:
- the LOC139849664 gene encoding uncharacterized protein — MDNAKSLIETSSMPSRQESVLPTEIAIPTERTLSFIQDWNARDLRTNLDLLEERREMAAAHEAINKQRIARYYDKRVRLITYAVGDLVWRDNQESRIEDTGKLGPNWEGPYRVIGISKTRTYKLVELNGKTIKRTWPTALK; from the exons ATGGACAATGCGAAGTCACTAATAGAGACATCGTCCATGCCATCAAGGCAAG AATCAGTCTTGCCTACAGAAATAGCCATACCCACAGAGCGAACATTGTCATTTATTCAAGACTGGAACGCTCGAGATCTGCGCACTAATCTGGATTTACTGGAAGAGCGCAGAGAAATGGCAGCCGCGCATGAAGCTATCAACAAACAACGGATCGCAAGATACTACGATAAGAGGGTCAGACTTATCACGTATGCGGTTGGTGATCTTGTTTGGCGTGACAACCAGGAAAGCAGAATCGAAGATACCGGGAAGCTAGGGCCCAACTGGGAGGGTCCCTATAGGGTCATTGGAATTAGCAAAACTAGAACCTACAAACTGGTGGAGCTCAATGGTAAGACGATTAAACGCACTTGGCCTACCGCActgaaatga